The Nitrospiraceae bacterium genomic interval CCTGACCAGTAAGAATGTCAATGTCGGGGAAAGCCGGTCATTGACGCAACGCCGGTCGGTTGTTACAGTCGTCGCCCTATGCTGGATGCGAAAATCTGGTGGCCGCTGTTTCCTCTATTACTCCTGGTCGTGATTGTGTGTCTGACGTGGGCGCTCGTTCTCGTGGTTCGACGAGGCACCGATGCGAAAGCACGATGGCTCCAAATTGGGGCATTCGGCTGTTATGCTTTAGCAGCCGTATCGGCCATCGCGAGCGAGCGTGGCTTGGTTTCGGCGAACCTCCACCGGCCGTTTTCGTTATTGACGCAAATCTGCCTGTTGCTCGCATTACTGCACCATTGGAAATCGGGGCATCGTTCTCTACGATGGTTGAATGGTGTGGCGTGGGCTGGGATTCTGTCTGACGCGGCCTTGCACGTACTGATGGTCCGACACTGACAGGATGCTAAAAAGGTCACCCTTCATACTCACCACTCCGAGCGCGTCGAAACGTGCTTTGCTCGGCGCGTTGTTCTGGCACCCCTTTTCAAATCGGTGAAGCGTCGTTCGTGAAGCGTATCTCGCAGGTTGAAACCGAGGCATGAGCGACGAGATACGACTGACGAATTCAAGGACGGTTTTTGAACATCCTGTTCCATCATCTAGAAGAGCTTCTCTGCAACGGTATCGGCATATTGGCGGCCCTTGGCCGTCAGTCTGCTCTGGGTTCCTTCATCTTCGATGAGTTGTTGCGCACGCAGTCCCATCAATGTCTCGCGATGGCCGTAGTGCAAGGCGTGTGCTTCGAGCGCTTGTGTGGGAATCCCCTGGACCAGACGTAACCCAAAGACGACGGCATCGCGAAGCCGTTCATGGTCGGACAGCTCTGTGTAACCTTGGACCGGCAGACGATGTTCACCCAATGCGCCGTTGTATGCCGTCAAGTCAGCGATGTTTCCGAAACGGCTTCCATCGACGTACGACTGGGCGCTCGGACCAAGGCCAAGATAGGCCCCATTGGTCCAGTACAGAAGATTGTGTCGGCAGACATAACCAGGCTTTGCGTAGTTGGAAATCTCATATCGTTGGAAACCCGCTCGGCGGAGGAATGCGTCGGCCGTTTGGTCCATCTCGACCTGTCGTACTTCATCAGGAGCTGCAATGACCTCGCGCGCGATGTTCCGAGCCAGCGTCGTTCCTTCTTCTATCGTTAACGCATAGCAGGAAATATGAGCGGGATCGAGCTGAACGACACGGTCAAGAGATTGTCGCCAGCTTTTCAGGGTTTGTCCGGGCAAGCCATACATGAGATCAAGATTGATATTCGTGAACCCCGCAGCGCAGGCCCTCGCAACTGCACGGATGGTGTCCTCGGAGGAACCGGGTCGCCCGATTGATAGAAATTCCCGGTCGTCCATGGATTCCGCGCCAAAGCTAATTCGGTTGAAACCTGCTCGAACCAGTCGTACAAGGTCTTGTTCCGAGACCGTTGCAGGATGGGCCTCGATTGAAACCTCGGCCTCGGGAATGACCACAAACGCCGCCCGAATTTCTGTCAGGATACTTTCTAGTTGATCGGGGGCAAGTGTCGTCGGCGTTCCGCCGCCGAAATAGATGGATTGGATCGAATGGGTTGCTGCAAGATCCTGGGCGCCATAGAGACGGATCTCGCGCCGCAAAGAGTCTACAAATGTACCTGCACGGCCGTCCCTGTAGGTTTCCAGATAGAAGGCACAGAAATCACATCGTTGGCGACAAAAAGGGACGTGGAGGTAGAGACCAAGCGGCGTCTGCGACATGGTTAAAGATTGAACGGTTGTGGTTTGGAGAAGTCTCTCGACAGTACAATCTCAATTTCATCAATGGGAGACTTGCCTCGATTGCGGATGTGGGCATTCCAACCCGGATGTTGGCGCAGTGACGCAAAGAGGGCCTTGATGACATCCGGTTTCACTCGCGATTCCCAATCGCGAGTCCAAACCATGTGATCTTCGTCGCCCTCGTATTCATCGGGGAACGCAGCTTCCAAACTGAAGTGAAGAGTGAAAGTTTTTTCTTCCTGATACATGACTCCTCGACGGGGCGTTGCGCCAACCTCAGCCGCAACCCTATAATATGGCATCACGAAGGAGAGTTGCGATGCCTATCTTCGAATATGTCTGTCAGGATTGCAATCATCGATTCGAATTACTGGTACAAGGCTCGACGATCGTGGCCTGTCCGCAGTGTAAGGCGACTACGGTCGCGAAACAATTCTCTGCTTTCGGGGTCGGAGCCACGACAAGTTGGGCCACGTCGAGCGGACCCGGTTCCTGTGGGACCTGCGGGGACCCTCGCGGGCCAGGTTCGTGCTCCATGAATTGAAGGATGATGGAGCCAGGCGAACAAGCTCTCCAGCGTGCGATCAGTGCTATCTCACAGTCGGATCCTCTGATCAAATTGCTCGAGCAGGTGAGGATGGGTCGGATGCAGCGTTCCGATGCAGGCCTCCGCGCCATTGCAATCGCGTGGTTGGGCACGTATCAAAAAGTCATCGAAGCAGGCGCGCTGTCGCGGCAAGCTCTTCGGAGGCTCGATCCCACACCTCGGCTGACAGTTCTTATTGAAGAGGGAATGCTTCCCAGCGATCATCATGCTGTGACAGCGCTCCGTTCTAGTTTTGAATCCGCCCTTCAACGTGCCGCCGAATGATGGCACAGCCGTGAAGACTCTGGTCCTCGGAGTTCTGGCGATTGTTTCTACGAGCGTGGCCATCGCGTGGGGACAGGAAGTCGCGACGACGCTGCCGCTTCTGGTGAGCAAGGCGACAGATCTCCGCACCATTCTTCCTCCTGACACGCATCTTCTTATCGAAACATCGGCGATCGAGCAATTTTTGGTCGAGCTCGATGGAACTCCGCCAGCGTGGGCAACAGTGTACGGGCACGGGCACCATGACCCGGGCCACGATGATCGCTTATTCAATCTGAATCGAGAACGGGATGGGTTGAGAGAGGGGAAGCCTGCGTTGCAATGGTCTATAGCATTTGTGTGGCCAGGTGCACTGTCTCATTATGAGTTGGCAAGCGGGGGGTTCAGCGTCGCCGTTGGTCCCAAGTTTAACCCCACGCGCTGGGGAATGGTCCGGTTCAAGCCGGAAGATCTGCCGGGCAACCTTCTGGCGGTTCCGGATCCAAGGACGCGGGACATGTTATTGCGAGATTTGGAGACCAAACAGGCCATCGACATCACTGTAGTCATGACGGGTCGGCTTATCCCTCAAGAGTCGATCGTATACGACTTTTCCCACGACGAAGAAGGTCTCGGGCTCATCATGCCGGTGGTGCGGATTGAGAGAATTGACTATTTGCTGGAAAGAGGAATTGGTGAGGGTGCCAGCCGTTCAACGAAGTGACCGGTGTTGCGCGGAAGACAAGCAGTGAGCTTACGTATGGTAAGTGAAGCACTCATCCACGCGCGGGAAGGACTATGTGAAACGCTCGTACGCCAGAGTACGGGAATTCGTTCTGTCAACCTTCAGTAGTGTTCAACTCGTCCTGGCTCACCCTCAAATTGACCTGTGCAGTAGTACCCATCTCCTTTAACACGCCGGATTGCAGCGAGTAATGAGTTTGGGTGAACCTTTCCGGCTATCATGGTCACGTACACATGCCCTCGCATCGTTTGGAAATCTACTTCCGTAACGCCTGGAACATGTTTCAATTCCTTCTCAAGGTCCATCTGATAAAACCCGCAGTACTTTCCGCCGAGTCTGATATTTACCGTCTGCTGCGCCGCTTCGGTTGCGCCAGAAAAAATAACCGCCCCGAGAGCGACAAGAAAGGCAAGATTCAACCAGTGTTTCATAACGACCTCCTCCCGCTGAGTCCACGCCTGTGCTGAGCCGCGCGGAGTCCTAACCTCCTAAGTAAAAAATTTACCACGTTTTCAGTATTTGTCTTGCCAACGGCCTTCAGGAATCGAGGAGGTATTCGCTGCGATGCTTGACCTATAACTTATTGCTGTAGCAGAGTTTTTTCGGATGAGCGGTCTGTGCGCATCCGCTCTATTGTGTTTGTGGTGCAGGCAGAATATCCCGTATTCTGGAAAAAGGAGCCACATGACTCTTTTCCTCGGAGCATGGGGTAGCTTCGAATATATAGGAGCTTGTGTGCGATCAGCCGGCAGCGTCCAGCTTCAAAATGCATCATTCGCGCAGCGAAATCCTGTTCCGCTGGGGCGACTGTCCATCGTACCCCAGTCACGGTCGGTCGTGCGCAGGCTCACTGCTGGTTTCAGCCACGATCCGCCACGCATGGATTTAATGGCGCCGCGTTCCGGACCGAGTGGATCAGAGAGGGGAGCCGATCGATAGTAATTAGGGTCATACCAGTCCTGTACCCATTCGGCAACGTTGCCAGCCATGTCGTAGAGGCCGTACGGACTGAGACTTTGAGGGAAACTGCCGACAGGCATTGTTAGTACTTCCCCCTTGATGCCTTTTTCCTTGGCCAGCCTCGCGCCTTCGCCCCTGATCCAGAAGGCTTCCCAATCAGCGCCGCTGTTGAATTCAACCGTGCGTTCCGCCCAGTAACTGGCGCTATTGGCTTTCGCGAAGTCCCAATCGTTTCCCCAGGGATAACGCCGTGCGTCAGTTCCACGTGCCGCTTTTTCCCATTCCGCTTCCGTCGGCAGACGTTTCCCCGCCCAATGGCAATAGGCAACGGCATCATTCCAACTCACGTTGACGACTGGATGGCGCTCAATCCCCGCCATTGAAGTCGCGTTGCTCCAGAGTGTCGAGGATGGATTGGCATTCTCAGGAGTGCGGTGGCCCGTCGATTTGACGAACAAATGGTAAGCTTCATTGGTAATTTCATGTCGATCGATGAAAAAACTGCTCAGATACACACGACGCTGCGGCTGTTCATCGGGAAGGTTATCAGTACCAGCAGGAGATCCCATGAAGAATTCCCCTGCGGGAACCAAGGCCATGTCGTCGGGTATGTCCGAACTAATTGCCTGCTGATGGCTGATGATTACGAAGAGTGTCAGCGTGCCGAGGATGCGGCATATCATCAGGGCTTCTTAAGTCCGCAGGCGATGGCGACGGCGTCGCGATAGGCCAGCCAAAGCTTCAAACTTTTCTTGAGGCAACGGAGGACTGCCTGTTGCCGGCCGCGGGCTGTGGATTGGCCTACCACCATGTTGTACGCATCATGCCGATGCCCAGCTTCGACCATTTGATGGGAGCGGATGAGATCCATATGATCTGGTGAAAGGCCATGGAATTGCACGAGAGGATGATGTTGGACTGTGGATTCAATTTCTTCAGTGGTTTTCGGTTTGGACGGCTCAAGGATCTCCTGCCGGTCTTTTACGCTGCCTTCAACAAAAATTGTGAGCGCTGCGGCGCCGATTACCCAGTCCCTGTGGCTCGATACACGGTCGAGCCAAGCGCGGTAGGCGCGACTTGCCGGCAACAAACGGATCGCGTTAAAGGAGTCGGCCTGAAAGCCCAATCCCTCCATCATGGATAAAAACAGCTCCGGGTGTGACTTGCCGAGCGATAACCCGCCGGTGTCTTCCTCGTAAATGTTTTCCGCCAACATGCGACGCACGGAGGCCGGAGGGTTGCGCCCGTGAATCCGCGCGAGAAAGACGGGGAAATCACGGACATAGACTGCATATTCTTGCTGAAAATGGACACGGAGTTGGAGCGTATCCAATTTCCCGCTGGCGAAGGCAGGCCATGCCCAATGGTGTTTGCAGTCCATGATGCGCAGGATTTCCTCTTGAAAATGATTTTTAGTCAAAGGACGCGTCATCGTCTCTTGCCTTCCCTCATGAGAGCCAGCTACACTTTTGTCGTCGTGAGCGTGATGGTATGAATCAGATTACTGTGCAAAACCCCGACGAGATTCTTTCTCTGTTGGCCGATGTTTCATTGCGTGGGGACGGGTTTACGTCCGAATGCCTGATGGACTACGTGCTCGATGAGGGTTTCACAGAGCCCATCTATCTGAATGCCAGCGGAGAAGATCCCTTCGCCTATTATAAGGGTCAGCCGAATGCCTGGGCGGTCTATCAAGTTCGAGAATGGAAACGGGTACTCACGATTTCAGGAGGCCCCGGCAAACAACGTCGTGTTCAAATTACGGAGACTCCTTGATCGTCGATCAGTGTATGTGTCGAGGCGAAAAATTGCAACGAAATCGCGAGCTCTTGCTCCCGATGTATCGATGATAAAGGAAAGCAATCGATGTCGATGATTCGTTTGACGGAGCCTCATAGCTTGGGAGAGCTGGCCATCGTCAAGAGCTTACTGGAGAGCAATGGAATTCCGTATATCGTACACCATGAACATGTCAGCAGTTTATATCCCGGTATTCCCTTTCTAGGTACCATGGTCATGGTCGACCCCGTCGATCTGTCACGTGCAGAATTATTGTTGAGTCGGCTGCGATTGGAAGTGCGAGATGTGTCCAGCCAGGCCTAGGGCGGCCTAGCTTTGCGGCCGTGGGGTATGCGGGTTGGGGGGAGCTTGAGCCGGAAGGCGTTCCCCCGATCCTTGGAACCAACCGCCGACGAGCGTACCTTCCTCAAAGTACAGATAGCGGTGTTTCACTACCGAAGTGTTTTCCCAATCTTCAAAGATCCATTCCTCTCGACGGATACCGTCTTTCGTGAAGGTGGTATTGATGGTTTGAGGTCCTCCCCAGGCCTGTAATACTTGTTCTTTCGACATCCCGACCATGACCCGATGTTCTGCGATATGTTTTTGGAAGTTTGGATCGCGCAGTTGGGCAACAAGCGGCCATACAACCATGAGGAGTACGAAGACCCCGAGTCCTGCATAAATTGTGAGGCGAACAGGCCGCTGGCGGAGGAAGGGGGTCGGTTCGAGGGTGGCAGGGGTCGTTGCATCCATATGGTGATTTCTGCGGGTGCTTAAACGGCAGTCAGATTCAGTCTGACGCATGCTAGCAACGGTGCTCGAGAGGAGTCAAGGACGAGAGCAGGTTTCCATCTATAAATCATGGAGATAAGAGTGAGGGCTATACTTAGTCTATTATGGCGATGATTGACGAATATTCGATGCGGGCAAGGGCATATCTCACCGTTCCCATGCTGTGCCTGGTGGGAATTCTGCTCTTAGGATGGTTGCTTCTTGGGTTTGTTCATGAAGCCTATGTGACGGCCATCTATTCCTACGTGGATGAGCAGGGCATGGCTGTCATGACGGACAACTTCAATAGCATTCCGGAGCGATACCGATCCAAAGTGAAGATCACGGAAACGTCGCCATCTTCTCATTCGACAGGCTCGCCGCTGGCGAATCTCCACAACTCCTTTACCCATTTGTCGAAAGATATGTTGAAGGGCATGAATGGACTGATACCGGACATTCCGGGCATGACGAACTATCAGTCGCAGATCCTGACCTATGCGGGGCTGATGGCGCTCGTGTGCGTTATCGCCATGTATATGAGTCGTGGCCAAGTCACGAAATTTCTTGCGCTTTGGTGTTTGGTCTTGTTAGGGCTCGCTACCCCGGTTTTGTTATACGTTTCCAAGGATGGTCCTGTCGAGGTCCTGAAGGGTAAGGCGGGAGAAATCCAAGAGAAACAACAAGACCGGCTGAAGTACGCTCAGTAATTTCCTTTCTTCTATTCTCTCTCCTAATTCAATCCGTGAGGGTTAATCCGCATAGCTTGGGACAGGAATTTTCTTTGTCTTTGGAGGCGGGGGAGTCAGCTGTTGTTGAGCGAATTCTTTGGAGTATGGGTTCAGGATGGGGTCATGAGTGAGACGCTGGCGCTGTTTCACGAGGTCGACGCTCTGGGTGCTGATTTCAATCCGATCGACTGGCGCTTTGGTAGTCAGAGGATCGGGAAGCCCCTGGAGCGAAAATAGCTGGTAGGCGAGC includes:
- a CDS encoding DUF2007 domain-containing protein yields the protein MSMIRLTEPHSLGELAIVKSLLESNGIPYIVHHEHVSSLYPGIPFLGTMVMVDPVDLSRAELLLSRLRLEVRDVSSQA
- a CDS encoding iron-containing redox enzyme family protein, which produces MTRPLTKNHFQEEILRIMDCKHHWAWPAFASGKLDTLQLRVHFQQEYAVYVRDFPVFLARIHGRNPPASVRRMLAENIYEEDTGGLSLGKSHPELFLSMMEGLGFQADSFNAIRLLPASRAYRAWLDRVSSHRDWVIGAAALTIFVEGSVKDRQEILEPSKPKTTEEIESTVQHHPLVQFHGLSPDHMDLIRSHQMVEAGHRHDAYNMVVGQSTARGRQQAVLRCLKKSLKLWLAYRDAVAIACGLKKP
- a CDS encoding formylglycine-generating enzyme family protein; translation: MICRILGTLTLFVIISHQQAISSDIPDDMALVPAGEFFMGSPAGTDNLPDEQPQRRVYLSSFFIDRHEITNEAYHLFVKSTGHRTPENANPSSTLWSNATSMAGIERHPVVNVSWNDAVAYCHWAGKRLPTEAEWEKAARGTDARRYPWGNDWDFAKANSASYWAERTVEFNSGADWEAFWIRGEGARLAKEKGIKGEVLTMPVGSFPQSLSPYGLYDMAGNVAEWVQDWYDPNYYRSAPLSDPLGPERGAIKSMRGGSWLKPAVSLRTTDRDWGTMDSRPSGTGFRCANDAF
- the hemW gene encoding radical SAM family heme chaperone HemW, yielding MSQTPLGLYLHVPFCRQRCDFCAFYLETYRDGRAGTFVDSLRREIRLYGAQDLAATHSIQSIYFGGGTPTTLAPDQLESILTEIRAAFVVIPEAEVSIEAHPATVSEQDLVRLVRAGFNRISFGAESMDDREFLSIGRPGSSEDTIRAVARACAAGFTNINLDLMYGLPGQTLKSWRQSLDRVVQLDPAHISCYALTIEEGTTLARNIAREVIAAPDEVRQVEMDQTADAFLRRAGFQRYEISNYAKPGYVCRHNLLYWTNGAYLGLGPSAQSYVDGSRFGNIADLTAYNGALGEHRLPVQGYTELSDHERLRDAVVFGLRLVQGIPTQALEAHALHYGHRETLMGLRAQQLIEDEGTQSRLTAKGRQYADTVAEKLF